The Raphanus sativus cultivar WK10039 chromosome 2, ASM80110v3, whole genome shotgun sequence DNA segment aagtaaatattatattgttagttttatattcacaatgaatatccttatatttttcttaacatttcaatatattttgataatatttagtgaAATTATATCGAAAACCACATAAACATTCTattctatgaaacataaaaaatagaCACCAAATAAGATGATAGAAAATACGAAagttaaatttctaaaattgaaataatatatacactaaaatcaaatattttcctattttataaataaaatattcataaatagaaaaaaatcttaaaatgaaacttgtgtaaattaatatctctataaactaataaaattttaaagtcccaacattattaatttatagaggttttaccGTATATGAGATCTACGTAACTAATGTTGAAAGGTATTTTATGTTACTTATATGAGATCTCCCTCACCAAAAgccaaattttttgttttaagatgTATGTGTTGCAAATAGTTTATTAGAAGGAGATaagaaatgtaaatatataataaagtagCATCGTTTTGATTATACAACAATGAATGTGTGTTTATCTTTTAATTCAATGTTATTTATAGTTGTGTGTGTAGGTTTAGGTCCAAAGAGCCGCCTGAGATTATCTCCCTCACCAAAAgccaatttttctttttaaagatgtatttgTTGCAAATAGTTTATTAGAAGGAGATAAAAAGATGTAagatatactccctccgttccatTTTAAGtgaagttttaagatttttattttggtttataatatgtgatgttctcactattctaggtaaaattaaatgtcattcaaattttatgaccaattacaaaattatgtactattttgttattggttaaacttgttttatttaatgtgatttttatataatcaaggTAAAGtgcataaaattttgtattttcttaataattatgtaaaaaccttaaacatcacttaaaatggtacagaggGAATAATAAAGTAGCATCGTTTTGCTATATACAACAACAGGTGTGTGCttatttttcaatattaatTCACTTGCAGTATTTCAAATCCatcaaaatataaatgtgtTAGAAAATCTTAGCAAGATGAATTTTTCATTCAGCAGATTTATAACCAACTCATTGTTCTTTCTTTAACATCATAGTAAACAACCTATTGCGTCTTGCTTAGCAACTAATCCTAAATGTCATTGATAGAATGTTAGATTAAAATGGTCATGGTTTTATAAATTGCTGTGAATTCtataaatggaaagatagaagaaaaaaaaacaattattctaggaggttattttttatatttttgattacaACAATTTGCACTTTCTCGccactttttgtttttggagCTTACTTTTTTATCCTCATACATCGAtcttttaatttctttattttataattgattgTTAGAAGTcgcatattatattattatttgtgtcttttaatatatataatataacaatttaattttcaatttgttttccaaaatactttaCGAATATAATTAGTTTACTTTTGTCTATATTGTTACGCACTTGAATCACAACACAATTCATATAGgttaaatttcttaatttgaTCTTAAACCTTCTTTATTTCATTGCTTATTGATTTCATTTCTgtactatttttagtttttgttcaattaatttatcattatttttatatctgaattataaataattttcaattaaaGACTTAAATTTTCAGCAGCatatatgatattatatatgtatgctCTTGGAAGTGTTTAACTTTTTCTAAATAGattactctttttctttgtgcaaaataaaaaaatcaagtcGCAAGGAATTCCTTTTAACCATTTTGCCTTTTAGAAATAATTACCATGAAAACCTGATGTAATCGTCATGGAGATAATAGAGATgttattttctatgttttataGTGATGTTTTTATAATCGTTATCAAACAGAAGtgttatttatgtttgaaaaaACTACTAAATTGAAGAGAAACTTTCAATTTCACTACGAGTTTAATATAGTTTACCATATTATCTTTAAAGattaaatattatcataaattctttaaatttgtgataaaaatattaaattaaatcctttaaatttgtgataaaaatattaaattaaatccctaaaaaatttataaatatttaagaataatttataaaacatctagagaaatttttattttaggtaagtctattatttataattatttgtaatttatagtGTATCAACTAAGACTATATTTAAAGAACTCCTAAATGCATGAACAATCAATAAATAATTCAAGTGATAAGGCAATTATCTTCTTTATATCAGAAAAAATATTGGTAAAGTTTTCAAATTAAGTGTGAAAGTCACATtctttaattataattcaactTATTTGGGTTAATGGTTACATAAATCACATGAAATCCAATTAATATGGAAGATGTTCAATACAATTGAAAAATAACTTTGTGCTTTTAattaatgattaataaaaaaaaattggtatttaattttacaattgaaaaatattcttttaattaatgattaatatacaaattttggtatttaattttaaagacatacaaaaaatataataaaggaTGATACAAAAGAGATTATCAATAAATTCTATGGAAATAATCACGAGGCTTCAAGAAGTGCAATGGCAAATTCTTTAGAAGGTAATCATACAAGAAAAGTTAAATTATCATTGATAGctacaaacataaaacaaatgGCATATGCCAATCTCAATGCAATAAAAGAATCaatcaaaaaaataagaagactaaaatgaaaaataaaaaaacaattgaagataaatatattatttaatattacaaTATCACATCAcaactatttattttcttactCATAACTTAAATTCTTTTCATTTCTCATgcacataatttatttaatattcataaattatataagtatTTGTTTGAcgaataattatttatttctaaaataattataatattacaaatcaatttaatttttaacagTTATTAGAAAGTTAAATAAAGTAAaagttaaatatgaaataaaaaatgaaaaataaaaattcactaTTCCCGGGCATTTACTCACGGGGTTGTTTTCTAGttaatataaaaccaaacatGGAAAAACAAATAGAGAACTATAGAAACTTCAAATCTAAAAACAAGCTTATTTCCACCTTTTTATTCATCTGAAAACAAGCTTACAAGTTAATAAACATCCAGAAAGTTTCACTAATTCTTTGATCATATGGTTCTTGAGAATCCTACCCGTTCTGATATCTGGATTTGTGATCAGTGGATAGATCGTTACAGTCTTCAATCTCCCAGCATTTCTGAGGATGTAACTCGCTAATTTTTTCTCATCTTCTGTTCCTTCATAACCTCTCCACTCGAAAGTTTCAAGATGAGAAGCAAAACATGCAGGAACAGAACTAGGTTCTTTCCATCTAACGGTGGGATCTGTAGTCCCAAAGATATGTTTCTGATGAAGCTTGAGAATGCATAGTTTAGGTGAACTTAACAAAACCTTCTCAAGAACATTCCACCATTCTTGTTGACATGTGCAAATCTCCAAACGAACAAGTTGATTAAAGAATACACTAACCCGcataatctacaaaaaaaaaaaacagaacatagaAATCTAGATCAGTAAACTGTAAACCGAAATCTTGTTGATATTTAGTATGATGATCATCACCTTTGAAGTGACTACACATAACGATAGGCGTTTCACGGATATAATAGCTCTCACAAGCTTCTCGGTATCGATATAACAAACATTGACATCTGCTTCAATGAGCTCGTCCATCTTCTCCTCAGAAAAAGAAACGTTTCTCCAGTGATCTTCAACGTTCAAGTATTTCAAAGAAGGTGCATTAACGCTCAGCCTCACAAGATGACTCCCACAATACTCAGGACATCTAAGAACCGTCAGTCTCTGCAGACAAGGCACCGCAATAGATAGAGTTTCTGTGGACTTATCACTCAAACATCTATCCAAAAGCAAATCTTCGAGACTCGGTAAGCTAGacaagagattagagagagacGCATCGCTGGAATACCTCACACAGCAAAGCTGCAAGACTTTGAGGGATTGTAATGTGATCTGGTTACCATAACCATCTTCAAGACTAAGACATTCGATCCTCAAGATCACAAGCGTGTGAAGGTGGTAGATTCCCTTCTTTACTTGTAGAGCAACAGGATTAGTACTAACGAAGTTCAGTTCTCGCACATGTAGCTTGGCTAGTAGATATCTTCGGAGCATAACTCGTGAACTAGTTTCTGTTGGAACGATTCTGATATAAAAGCTCTCTAACACCGGAGACTCGAGTAACTCCAGTGTCTTATTAATGAATGCTAAAAACTGAGATTGAGATCTGTGAGAGGTGTAATCATGGTAGAGAGTTGGCAACTTCTTCCAGAGATTTCGCCATCTTTTAGACAAGAGTTGAGCATCAAACGCAGTTTTTGTGTGAACGAAAGACAGAATCCGCAAGAGTAAATCATCAGGCAACTCACTGATTATGTCCATTGTTACTTAGCAGATCCTTCGCTTTGATTTCACAAACTTCTGCTGATATCTTTAAAGGCAATTGATTTTGTGAGAGATTATGGATTTTTTTAATGAACGATTTTTAATGAACGATTATGTTCTTTGTAACTCATATGATCTCATGATTTTAGTTCCAAtcaaatattttactaaaacaGTATGATTACCATCAATTTTGTAATCATTATATTATTGGAATAttctttttagttagatttgCTTTTTTCTCTGTACtttacttattattttcttGGATTTGCGTACAGTCTTAAAAGTGGATttacattattatatatatatatattatatatatatatatacattatatatatatacattttaatgtactattttataactaaattcTCATGTTCAAAACTACGTTAGACGTTGGGCGGTGAGTCCGGGCCTATCGAGTTATCAAAAAATCGGGTAGTACTCGGAAACTATGCGGAGCctagtttaaaatataatgtaatatatttataatatatttagctaattttaaacataattacacaagtttttaaacataattatacaatttttttatataattttaaacagttTCGTTTTGATTTGTCAGATTATAGTATGTTTggtacaaaaaaaatctttaaatgcagtatatatgtgtttgttttgggtttgatagttaattgtaattatttaatagCGAATTACACAAAATCTGTCAATAatgattaaataattaattgtgtttaaATTTGATGCGAacgaaaaaaaacttatttgtgGTCAATTCGAGAATTAGGTGGAATTAGACGGAATTAGGCCAAAATTAGGCGGTTTTAAGTGGGTACCTACTTCATCGATTTGGTTATATTCGTTATGGTCAATTCCCGAACAGCGCATAGTCAGCTGCGTTTTTGAACACGGTATGAAACATTTACATGACACCTGTTTCTCTGAATAAACCTTAGACTAGTTAGACTTGAGTGGCAAGGTACGTCTACTAAACTAAATCCTCTTTTTGTTCCTCTGTTCTTCAGAAAGATTCTAGTTTTGCTCGCAGACTCGGTTTCAGATTCAATTCttcttcatattttgttttattttagtgttgTTCTGACAAAATCATCTAGAAAAAGTTTTATATGGACCATCGACAAGACAAAACTCAGTAATCTTTTTTTACCATATAAACTCCAACAATAATTAAGTAAAAACTAAGTTTCACAACATATCAACATTGCATCTTTAGATTCACATCAAAATGTAGTTTTGAGAGAAATTCAAAACAAAGATTCTAGGAAAGGTTGTTGTTGGATATGGGCCCAGATTATCATTAGGACTCGATACTCGATTCGGCCAGTAGAATAACCGCCGCGGGAAAAGAAAGAACGGCCCTGCAAGAGTCCAACTAACGGAGAGTCGGTCGACTTACCTACCCGCCAAGACGATCTGACATACGCAAGAGTgtcagaaaagaaagaaaggcgTTACATCCTACTATGATTACAAACGTAGCTGTCAACAACTCCGCCGAACACTGTGATGGGAGAAGATGGGGTCGAAACGAAGAAGAGTCTATAAAAAGGGAGCAAGAGGAAGACAGAAAAGAAAGATAGCTATTAACGAccaatttattttctttgtatttttccCTTTCGGCATTCAgcttaaaactttaataaacaaaaattttggAACCCTAAACACTACTCATTAGTTATGAACATTAGGAAGTCGAATTACAAGCTGGCATAAAGTTGAAGCCTTAGGCACAGATTCCAACTCCTTGATCCTCACCAGCTCTTTCTCCCTGAATCGACGACCTTTTGAGTGAACAGAGATCTCAGCCGTTTTTAAACAAGCAGCGTTCTGCAGGATGTAAAGAAGGACTTCTTTTTGTCCCTCAGTTCCTTTGTAGCATCTCCATTCAAAAGTTTTAAGATGGAAGGACAAGCATTCAGGAACGGAACTCGGGTTAGGGAACGAAAGTGGTGGATCCGTGAACTCTTGGGACTTACACAACCTATACGGAGGGACAGGCCATTTCATAATCCAGTGTATCTCACGAAGCTTGAGAACTTGTAGTTTAGGGGATTGTTTGAGCAAATGCAGAAGCAGATTACGCGATATTCTACCGTAAGTAGATAGTTCCAGATGACGTAGCCGCTGAGAAATTGTTTCCGCAAGAAGCAGAACCTGCACGACACAAACATGGAGTAACCAAAATAAGTGTCCGAAATAAAACAGGAGAGATATACATGGCAAGTTTTAGATATAGCAAAATGAAACATAGTCTTTTTCTccaaattttatacataaatctttataacccccaacaagaagaccggcgagattgatgatggtgttgtgagggatgtggtcaccctcatcgacagtcagatggaacaggaagtgtctcagcttcaaaccgaggatgacgattcgacgggatcgaccggcttgcctcgggttcggatcaaccaaatcgttgaagcggtaagttcattttttaaagttcaatccatttttatattatttaattttgacactttctttttcagtcggttccaaagaagaagggccgtttgttcggtttggctcgtAGGTCTCCCTCGGTTCcgtctgcttctgcaccaccaccgtcctatgttgatcaagaagtccttctgagtcagatgagggacaaggatgctcgcatatctgcgctggagtcatggtggcgagtcaagaggcgggctgggaggcacagaggaagctgaacgagcaaatgatggcgatgatgaggagcatgaacccgaacgccaacgtGGACTTCCCGACCATGCCAGACCCAGACTTCCAAAACCCgtagtttaatttctttcaaaaactcgaaatgttttcttttggtttgtatgattttgaattttaaataatatgtttgcaatttaaattttaattttatattttcgaatttaaaatttaaaaatattttttctaaaaaatatttaaaaaaaaaaaaaaatattttcaatatattccgaggaacagctgtcctcggtatataccgagggaagtgttcctcggaatattccgagggactGTTTCCTCGAAAATGTTCGAGGGCtgctttcctcgaaaattttcgaggaaaatgtccctcgaaatattccgaggaacaatggtcctcgaaatttttcgaggaaaacttccctcggaattttccgacgaACTTGTTTCCTCGAAAACATTCGTAGGTCTTTTCCCTCGGTataatcctcggtatataccgagggaattgTTCTTCAATATATACCGAGGACCTCTTCGACGAAGAACAATCCTCTAAATATCCTCGGAATTATGTTTCTtcgaaattccgtcacaaaTTTTCGAGGACATTTCgagggaaaataaaatttcgaggagtttttttcgagggacattttcctcggtatttcgttGGAATACgcttattccgacgaaataccgaggaaaaagtccctcagtatcagcgtgttttcttgtagtgtaagaagaattttttttaattaaaatttaaaataagacTGGCTGTGAAAGATGATGTGAGTTACCTTGGTAGGATATAAATGTATGGAAAGAAACTCCACGGAAGTAAGAAATCTGAAAAGGTTGTCAGTTTGAGAAGAATCAACAAGGAGACTAGCCTCCACCAACTTGGGCCGTTCCTCATAAAACTCGAAATTGCTACCGTTGATGTATAAATTTAAGTTCTTCAAAGAAGGAGCATTAATCTTGAACCTAGAGGCCTTGCTAGGATAAGTGCTAACAGAAGAATAATCTTTTATCTCCAATCTCTCTAGAGAAGGGACCGATATGGTGAATACAGATTTGCAAGCGGTAAATGAACAGCAACAGCGGAGGTCAGTGGTAACGGTATCCAAGAAGAGCTCGTCAAGAACAGGACAAGACGATACTAGCCTGCAGAAATATTCTTTCCCATGGAACCTCACACGTGTGAGGTGTAGACTTTTCATGGACCGGAAACAAAGCGATGACTTACCAGAAAAATCAAGACGAGTGATATTGTAGAGTTTCAGGACCACGAGTTTTTGGAAGACTGTGTTTGGGAGTTTAAGATGATAACTCGTCTGTTCCTTCTGTCTAATAGTTAGGGTTTGGAGAACTGGAGCTTCATGTAATTTCAGTGACcttctacaaaattttataaagctACAAGATTTTGCATCGTACTCAAGCATTGGCATCATCTTCCACACAGATGTCCATCGTTTAGAGAGTATGCTTGTATTAACTGCTTCGGTTATTGGGACTAGTGAGAGGATTCGGAAGAGCAAATCGTCAGGTAAATAACTGATCCTATCAGAAACTGTAACATCTTCGCCGATCCCTATTTTTGCAGctttctttttatctttcatCGCCCCCaaaagaagaagctgaaacTAGACTAGAGATTGGAATGAGGAAGTTAGTCAGTTAAGAAGGAGAGATAAAAACCCTAATTAGACTTGGCGACTCAGATCATCAACCTTAACaaatttcttttacttttttttatatatatctaaaatgtGGGCTTGAAAGCCTGAATCTAAAACCTTCAATCTATACTTCAATCCacctatctatctatactattatttgcgaagtcaTTTTTCGCAGCGgagctcccacgttaaaagttgaagtggttaatatcgattgtatccttaatgaataaaaagtatatatatattagctaaaaataaaaaagaatttaaaataaattgttttttatttaacatctatattttcagattttggaTAGTTCTATtctactattatttgcgaagtgatttttcgcaacggagctcccacgttaaaagttaaagtggttaatatcgattaTATCCTTGAtgaataaaaagtatatatattagctaaaaataaaaacgaatttaaaataaattgttttttatttaacatctatattttcagatttCGGATAgttcttactattattaattttaaattcgtttttatatattgtgttgtaatccgaaaaaacttttaataaaaaagttcaaaattaaaaaagacaCATATTATTCAagtaaaattcttaatttatataatcaaaaaaatattaagtgatttttaagatttatttattaatagtgaaatataatgaatgaaacatttttaaaattataatacgtaagaattttcaaatgaaaaaaaatatgatttataactataatattttaattagttatgcatatattaataaataattataaaatgtttttgtcCCCATAGGCGGACGAAACACCTA contains these protein-coding regions:
- the LOC130508630 gene encoding putative F-box/FBD/LRR-repeat protein At5g56810, which translates into the protein MKDKKKAAKIGIGEDVTVSDRISYLPDDLLFRILSLVPITEAVNTSILSKRWTSVWKMMPMLEYDAKSCSFIKFCRRSLKLHEAPVLQTLTIRQKEQTSYHLKLPNTVFQKLVVLKLYNITRLDFSGKSSLCFRSMKSLHLTRVRFHGKEYFCRLVSSCPVLDELFLDTVTTDLRCCCSFTACKSVFTISVPSLERLEIKDYSSVSTYPSKASRFKINAPSLKNLNLYINGSNFEFYEERPKLVEASLLVDSSQTDNLFRFLTSVEFLSIHLYPTKVTHIIFHSQSYFKF
- the LOC108837727 gene encoding F-box/FBD/LRR-repeat protein At5g56420-like; protein product: MDIISELPDDLLLRILSFVHTKTAFDAQLLSKRWRNLWKKLPTLYHDYTSHRSQSQFLAFINKTLELLESPVLESFYIRIVPTETSSRVMLRRYLLAKLHVRELNFVSTNPVALQVKKGIYHLHTLVILRIECLSLEDGYGNQITLQSLKVLQLCCVRYSSDASLSNLLSSLPSLEDLLLDRCLSDKSTETLSIAVPCLQRLTVLRCPEYCGSHLVRLSVNAPSLKYLNVEDHWRNVSFSEEKMDELIEADVNVCYIDTEKLVRAIISVKRLSLCVVTSKIMRVSVFFNQLVRLEICTCQQEWWNVLEKVLLSSPKLCILKLHQKHIFGTTDPTVRWKEPSSVPACFASHLETFEWRGYEGTEDEKKLASYILRNAGRLKTVTIYPLITNPDIRTGRILKNHMIKELVKLSGCLLTCKLVFR